Proteins found in one Massilia sp. H6 genomic segment:
- a CDS encoding S1/P1 nuclease, which yields MKKLAVVLALTGAFASFDAMAWGRDGHKAIGAIADKLLKGTNAQKEINLLLKPGESLELVANWADCVRGTFCGEQTQEMLDYVSANPQHDKYHYTNVPFQHDHYDDHGVGRTGVDIVQTLRQCIAVLQGKLDPELNPHKFTRRQALILIAHFAGDIHQPLHVGAAYVGKDSKFVVPPTQADVNDTTIYDSRGSNNLLLDDARLGALATAAAIPPGEPVPMREGGAKSLTKPFHSYWDSTTVDYAFRRLQTSTPDAFATKVIGGNMTIPQIEGDPIAAPFAWANHSLFVAKQAFAGVVPGKMVAQTNRKGETYYAFTLDVPANYPVPSSEIAKQQLIKGGYNLAALLQAIWPEKG from the coding sequence ATGAAAAAACTTGCAGTCGTACTCGCGCTGACGGGCGCATTCGCATCGTTCGACGCCATGGCCTGGGGCCGCGACGGCCACAAGGCGATTGGCGCCATTGCCGACAAGCTGCTCAAGGGCACCAATGCGCAGAAGGAAATCAACCTGCTGCTCAAGCCGGGCGAGTCGCTCGAGCTGGTCGCGAACTGGGCCGATTGCGTCAGGGGCACGTTCTGCGGCGAGCAGACCCAGGAAATGCTGGACTATGTCAGCGCCAACCCGCAGCACGACAAATACCACTACACCAATGTGCCCTTCCAGCACGACCACTACGATGACCATGGCGTGGGCCGCACCGGGGTTGACATCGTGCAAACGCTGCGCCAGTGCATCGCGGTCTTGCAGGGCAAACTCGACCCGGAACTGAACCCGCACAAGTTCACGCGGCGCCAGGCGCTGATCCTGATCGCCCACTTCGCCGGCGACATCCACCAGCCGCTGCACGTGGGCGCAGCCTATGTCGGCAAGGACAGCAAGTTCGTGGTGCCCCCGACCCAGGCCGATGTCAACGACACCACGATCTACGACTCGCGTGGCAGCAACAACCTGTTACTCGACGATGCGCGCCTGGGCGCGCTGGCCACTGCCGCCGCCATCCCGCCGGGCGAACCGGTGCCGATGCGCGAAGGGGGCGCCAAGTCGCTGACCAAGCCTTTCCACTCGTACTGGGACAGCACCACGGTCGACTACGCCTTCCGCCGGCTTCAGACCAGCACGCCGGACGCCTTCGCCACCAAGGTCATCGGCGGCAACATGACCATCCCGCAGATCGAAGGCGATCCGATCGCCGCGCCTTTCGCCTGGGCCAACCATTCGCTGTTCGTGGCCAAGCAGGCCTTCGCAGGTGTCGTGCCGGGCAAGATGGTTGCGCAAACGAACAGGAAGGGCGAAACGTATTACGCCTTCACGCTCGATGTACCGGCCAATTATCCGGTGCCAAGTTCCGAAATCGCCAAGCAGCAATTGATCAAGGGCGGGTACAACCTGGCCGCGCTGTTGCAGGCGATCTGGCCAGAGAAGGGGTGA
- a CDS encoding trypsin-like serine protease — translation MRPYLPLLAYVLTTSASAVVIRHDVPDAKYRNAPSEARALINLAHEGHGVLIAPQWVLTAAHATQWHPVTEVMVGERCVKVAQLIVHPGYRKLPDELIKGDAAPAMAHLTQSDDVALIKLAEPVRDVQPLALYDRQDEVGKSVRIFGMGATGNGKDGQQGPNRTQLRQAYNRIDGADPRYLAYTFDSDASAHALEGMAGNGDSGGPVLIEDAGQWKVAGLTSYTYGTGSFSAYKPGIYGISSRAVRVSHYLPWIRQTIAAEMR, via the coding sequence ATGCGCCCTTATCTGCCCTTGCTTGCTTACGTTCTGACGACCTCTGCCTCGGCGGTGGTGATCCGCCATGACGTGCCCGACGCGAAGTACCGGAACGCGCCATCCGAGGCGCGTGCCCTGATCAACCTGGCCCACGAGGGCCACGGGGTCCTGATCGCACCGCAATGGGTGTTGACGGCCGCGCACGCGACCCAATGGCACCCGGTGACCGAAGTCATGGTGGGCGAGCGCTGCGTGAAAGTGGCGCAACTGATCGTCCATCCCGGCTACAGGAAACTGCCGGATGAACTCATCAAGGGCGACGCTGCGCCGGCGATGGCGCATCTCACGCAGTCGGACGACGTCGCGCTGATCAAGCTGGCTGAGCCGGTCAGGGACGTGCAGCCTCTCGCCCTCTACGACCGGCAGGACGAAGTCGGCAAATCCGTGAGAATCTTCGGCATGGGGGCGACCGGCAATGGCAAGGATGGCCAGCAAGGACCGAACCGCACACAGTTGCGCCAGGCCTACAACCGCATCGACGGTGCCGACCCACGCTACCTCGCCTACACCTTCGACAGCGATGCGAGCGCCCATGCGCTGGAAGGTATGGCCGGCAACGGCGACAGCGGTGGCCCAGTCCTGATCGAGGACGCCGGCCAGTGGAAGGTGGCGGGCCTGACCTCATATACCTACGGAACCGGTTCCTTCAGCGCCTACAAGCCCGGCATCTACGGCATCAGCAGCCGCGCCGTGCGCGTGTCGCACTATCTACCTTGGATCCGCCAGACAATAGCGGCCGAGATGCGCTGA
- a CDS encoding MipA/OmpV family protein, with protein MTTRLKAACCAACLVLGSAARAQSDPEQKLPLWEIGVGGVALSTPSYPGAGQHETRVLVFPNIVYRGRVLRADRSGIAARLFRSDRVELDVGFAGALPSDSDDVDERQGMPDLGPLAEFGPRLKVKLADFGDHRSLRAELPLRAVIEARGGLHHRGTTFEPRLTYEIAGPQGLWSLEAMGSVVLGDRKINRHFYEVAPQFATSARPAYAADAGLVLSRLGLFGTRRVNQDLRVFGYLRYESYRGTANRASPLHVKDSGVSGGVGVLWTFKRSAARARGGESL; from the coding sequence ATGACTACCCGCCTCAAGGCCGCCTGTTGCGCCGCCTGCCTCGTCCTCGGTAGCGCCGCCCGCGCCCAGTCCGACCCGGAACAGAAGCTGCCGCTCTGGGAAATCGGTGTGGGCGGCGTTGCGCTTTCCACTCCCTCTTATCCGGGCGCCGGCCAGCACGAGACGCGGGTGCTGGTATTTCCCAACATTGTCTACCGCGGCCGGGTGCTGCGGGCCGACCGCTCCGGCATCGCGGCGCGGCTGTTTCGCAGCGACCGGGTCGAGCTCGACGTCGGCTTCGCCGGTGCGCTGCCATCCGATTCCGACGATGTCGACGAGCGCCAGGGCATGCCCGACCTGGGGCCGCTGGCGGAATTCGGACCACGCCTGAAGGTAAAGCTGGCCGATTTCGGCGACCACCGCAGCCTACGCGCCGAATTGCCGCTGCGGGCGGTGATCGAGGCGCGTGGCGGCCTGCATCACAGGGGCACGACCTTCGAGCCGCGCCTGACCTACGAAATCGCCGGACCGCAGGGCCTGTGGTCGCTGGAGGCAATGGGATCGGTGGTGCTGGGCGACCGCAAGATCAACCGCCATTTCTACGAGGTCGCGCCGCAGTTCGCCACCAGTGCACGGCCGGCGTATGCGGCCGATGCGGGCCTGGTCCTGAGCCGGCTCGGGCTGTTCGGCACGCGCCGCGTGAACCAGGACCTGCGGGTGTTCGGCTACCTGCGCTACGAGAGCTACCGGGGCACTGCGAACCGCGCCAGTCCACTGCACGTGAAAGATAGTGGCGTGTCGGGCGGGGTGGGGGTGCTGTGGACCTTCAAGCGCTCGGCGGCGCGGGCCAGGGGAGGGGAGTCGCTGTAA
- a CDS encoding ABC transporter permease: MEDFQFASIVVSTIRNAPVLIFAAMAGLFAERSGVVDIGLEGKILASAFVSAAVAYTYQDPWLGMAAGILVSVALALVQGFVSITQKGNQLVAGIAINIAMSGLTFVVAQYFFQQGGRTPDLGEARLTDIVLPGTALLADIPVIGWLYGSVIGGHSALVYFAFLLLPVVHWVLFHSRFGLRLRAVGENPHAADAAGVSVQQTRYAAMLIAGVLCSFSGAYLSIVQSGFFLRDMSAGAGYLALTALVFGNWRPVHTVLGCLMFGFFGALQIQIEGVDLPVVGRIPGSLIQMIPYVVTVIVLAGLMAKSVAPKALGRPFVKSR, translated from the coding sequence ATGGAAGACTTCCAATTCGCCAGTATCGTCGTCTCGACGATCCGCAATGCGCCGGTACTGATCTTCGCGGCCATGGCCGGCCTGTTCGCCGAGCGCAGCGGCGTGGTCGACATCGGCCTGGAGGGCAAGATCCTGGCCTCGGCCTTCGTCTCGGCCGCCGTCGCCTATACCTACCAGGACCCGTGGCTCGGCATGGCCGCCGGCATCCTGGTATCGGTCGCGCTGGCGCTGGTGCAGGGCTTCGTGTCGATCACCCAGAAGGGCAACCAGCTGGTCGCCGGCATCGCGATCAACATCGCCATGAGCGGCCTGACCTTCGTGGTGGCGCAGTACTTCTTCCAGCAGGGCGGCCGCACGCCGGACCTGGGCGAAGCGCGCCTGACCGACATCGTGCTGCCGGGTACCGCTTTGCTTGCCGACATTCCGGTGATCGGCTGGCTGTACGGCAGCGTGATCGGCGGCCACTCGGCGCTGGTCTACTTCGCCTTCTTGCTGCTGCCGGTGGTGCATTGGGTGCTGTTCCATAGCCGCTTCGGCCTGCGCCTGCGCGCGGTCGGCGAGAACCCGCATGCGGCCGATGCGGCCGGCGTGTCGGTGCAGCAGACCCGCTATGCGGCGATGCTGATCGCCGGCGTGCTGTGCTCGTTCTCGGGCGCCTACCTGTCGATCGTCCAGAGCGGCTTCTTCTTGCGCGACATGTCGGCCGGCGCCGGCTACCTAGCCCTGACCGCCCTGGTGTTCGGCAACTGGCGTCCGGTGCACACGGTACTGGGCTGTTTGATGTTCGGCTTCTTCGGCGCGCTGCAGATCCAGATCGAAGGCGTCGACCTGCCAGTGGTCGGCCGCATCCCGGGCTCGCTGATCCAGATGATTCCTTACGTGGTAACGGTGATCGTGCTGGCCGGCCTGATGGCCAAGTCGGTGGCGCCAAAGGCGCTGGGGCGGCCGTTCGTGAAGTCGCGCTAG
- a CDS encoding ABC transporter permease has protein sequence MKTTELPRWASGFVLPVLNLLSALLVAALVIHLLGESPVESLHILINSAVINPEGLSYTLFYASTFIFTGLAVSVAMKAGLFNIGAEGQMYLGGLGLTIAMLSFDATLSPWLLIPVGMLCAALFGAGWAFLPGYLQAKRGSHVVVTTIMFNFIAASLMNFIIVKYLIPEGDQNPASRVFSEAAAMPRLFDWFPALGDTPLNISFVLAIIALAIYGVMISRSSWGYKLQATGLNAHAAHYAGVRISRTIIVAMLISGALAGLAAVNSIMGSTHYLSLNFPAGAGFVGIAIALMGRQHPVGIFLSAVLFGALIQGGFDLSLEKPNIPQETFIFIQGLIILFCGAMENLYAPVVLKMINVRNAARSGARKG, from the coding sequence ATGAAAACCACTGAACTCCCACGCTGGGCCTCGGGCTTCGTCCTGCCGGTCCTGAACTTGCTGTCGGCGCTGCTGGTCGCGGCGCTCGTCATCCACCTGCTGGGCGAAAGCCCGGTCGAATCGCTGCATATCCTGATCAACAGCGCCGTCATCAATCCGGAAGGCCTGAGCTATACGCTGTTCTACGCCTCCACCTTCATCTTTACCGGACTGGCGGTCTCGGTGGCGATGAAGGCCGGCCTGTTCAACATCGGCGCCGAAGGCCAGATGTACCTCGGCGGCCTGGGCCTGACCATTGCCATGCTGTCCTTCGACGCCACGCTGTCGCCCTGGCTCTTGATCCCGGTCGGCATGCTGTGCGCGGCGCTGTTCGGCGCCGGCTGGGCCTTCCTGCCCGGCTACCTGCAGGCCAAACGCGGCAGCCACGTGGTGGTCACGACGATCATGTTCAACTTCATCGCCGCCAGCCTGATGAACTTCATCATCGTGAAATACCTCATTCCCGAGGGCGACCAGAACCCGGCCAGCCGCGTCTTTTCAGAAGCGGCCGCGATGCCGCGCCTGTTCGACTGGTTCCCGGCGCTGGGCGACACCCCGCTCAATATCTCCTTTGTGCTGGCGATCATCGCGCTGGCCATCTACGGCGTGATGATCTCGCGCTCGTCGTGGGGCTACAAGCTGCAGGCCACCGGCCTGAACGCCCACGCGGCCCACTATGCGGGCGTACGCATCAGCCGCACCATCATCGTCGCGATGCTGATCTCGGGCGCCCTGGCCGGCCTGGCCGCGGTCAATTCGATCATGGGCTCGACCCACTACCTGAGCCTGAACTTTCCGGCCGGCGCCGGCTTCGTGGGCATCGCGATCGCCCTGATGGGACGCCAGCATCCGGTCGGCATCTTCCTGTCGGCGGTGCTGTTCGGCGCCCTGATCCAGGGCGGTTTCGACCTGTCGCTGGAAAAGCCGAACATCCCGCAAGAGACCTTCATTTTCATCCAGGGCCTGATCATCCTGTTCTGCGGGGCGATGGAAAACCTGTACGCGCCGGTGGTGCTCAAGATGATCAATGTACGCAATGCGGCCCGCAGCGGCGCACGCAAGGGATAA
- a CDS encoding ABC transporter ATP-binding protein has product MQPAVEFRNISKAFGAVQANAEVSFPIAKGSIHGVIGENGAGKSTLMSILYGYYHADSGQLLIDGQERQIRSSHEAIALGIGMVHQHFMLVENMTVLDNVMLGTEGGFKLAARRQETELALREICARYRLDVDPLATIDELSVGAQQRVEILKQIYRSAEILILDEPTAVLTAQETASLFEILRLFKEQGKTIILITHKLGEIMDITDQVTVMRAGRVVGAVATGETSKEQLANMMVGRPIEGNLARKPFNPGAPVLQVAKLGLQDKQQVKLLADIDLTVRAGEIVAIAGVSGNGQSELMEILSGMRLPTSGKVHFLGKELPYARRSNADGLPAEFRKLGIGHVPEDRLRDGVIKDFSVMQNTVFGYQDRVRNKIGLFDFDAIAKRCAGLLEAFDVRPKDPEMRIGLLSGGNQQKVVIAREVSANPKLMLVGQPTRGVDIGTIESIHTQLLRLRDEGVAILLVSTELEEVRALADRIVVVSGGRITGELNIDEFDTTRIGLLMGGMHKS; this is encoded by the coding sequence ATGCAGCCAGCCGTAGAATTTCGCAACATCAGCAAGGCCTTCGGGGCCGTGCAGGCGAACGCTGAGGTCAGCTTCCCGATTGCCAAGGGCTCGATCCATGGCGTGATCGGCGAGAATGGCGCCGGCAAGTCCACCCTCATGAGCATCCTGTACGGCTATTACCACGCCGACAGCGGCCAGCTCCTGATCGACGGCCAGGAACGCCAGATCCGCTCCTCGCACGAAGCGATCGCGCTGGGCATCGGCATGGTTCACCAGCACTTCATGCTGGTCGAGAACATGACCGTGCTCGACAACGTCATGCTCGGCACCGAGGGGGGCTTCAAGCTGGCCGCCAGGCGCCAGGAAACCGAGCTCGCGCTGCGCGAGATCTGCGCCCGATACCGCCTCGACGTCGACCCGCTCGCCACCATCGACGAGCTGTCGGTGGGCGCGCAGCAGCGCGTCGAGATCCTCAAGCAGATCTACCGCAGTGCCGAGATCCTGATTCTGGACGAGCCGACCGCCGTGCTCACCGCGCAGGAAACTGCCTCGCTGTTCGAGATCCTGAGGCTGTTCAAGGAGCAGGGCAAGACCATCATCCTGATCACCCACAAGCTGGGCGAGATCATGGACATCACCGACCAGGTGACGGTGATGCGGGCCGGCCGCGTGGTCGGCGCCGTCGCTACCGGCGAGACCTCGAAAGAGCAGCTGGCCAACATGATGGTCGGACGCCCGATCGAGGGCAACCTGGCGCGCAAGCCGTTCAACCCCGGAGCGCCGGTGCTGCAGGTAGCCAAGCTCGGCCTGCAAGACAAGCAACAGGTCAAGCTGCTGGCCGATATCGACCTCACGGTGCGTGCCGGCGAAATCGTCGCCATTGCGGGCGTGTCGGGCAACGGCCAGAGCGAACTGATGGAAATCCTGTCGGGCATGCGCCTGCCCACCAGCGGCAAGGTGCATTTTCTCGGCAAGGAACTGCCCTACGCGCGCCGCTCGAATGCCGATGGCCTGCCGGCCGAGTTCCGCAAGCTGGGCATCGGCCATGTGCCAGAAGACCGCCTGCGCGACGGCGTCATCAAGGACTTCTCGGTGATGCAAAACACCGTATTCGGCTACCAGGACCGGGTCAGGAACAAGATCGGCCTGTTCGACTTCGACGCCATCGCCAAGCGCTGCGCCGGTCTGCTGGAAGCCTTCGACGTGCGCCCCAAAGACCCTGAGATGCGCATCGGCCTGCTCTCGGGCGGCAACCAGCAGAAAGTCGTGATCGCGCGCGAAGTCTCGGCTAACCCGAAGCTGATGCTGGTCGGCCAGCCGACCCGCGGGGTCGACATCGGCACCATCGAGAGCATCCACACCCAGTTGCTGCGCCTGCGCGACGAAGGCGTGGCGATCTTGCTGGTCTCGACCGAGCTGGAAGAAGTGCGCGCCCTGGCCGACCGCATCGTGGTCGTCTCGGGCGGGCGCATTACCGGTGAACTGAACATCGACGAATTCGATACCACCCGCATCGGCCTGCTGATGGGCGGGATGCATAAATCCTGA
- a CDS encoding BMP family protein — MKLKQLTMTIAALCVAGSAGIASAAPAAPKLGMVYDAGGKFDKSFNQSAFEGLQRFSKETGIKVFEAQASSDTQAEQVMRSLARKKLDLIAAIGFSHTQAVAKVAKEFPNVRFVLIDSVAPGNNINSVMFKEEEGSYLVGVAAAMASKSKKLGFVGGMDIPLIRAFACGYAQGAKAQVPKAEIVQNMVGTTAAAWNDPAKGGELARAQFDRGVDVVFAVAGGSGMGALQMAKAKGKLAIGVDSNQNYMYPGTMLTSMVKRVDVAVYDSFMAQKNGSWKAGITHKGLKEGGVDWVLDKDNRAVVTPEIEKRVKAVRTDIINGKIKVIDYRAASSCPV; from the coding sequence ATGAAACTCAAGCAACTCACCATGACCATCGCGGCGCTTTGCGTCGCCGGCAGCGCAGGCATTGCAAGCGCAGCGCCTGCCGCCCCCAAGCTCGGCATGGTCTACGATGCAGGCGGCAAGTTCGACAAATCGTTCAACCAGTCGGCCTTCGAAGGCCTGCAGCGTTTTTCGAAAGAAACCGGCATCAAGGTGTTCGAGGCACAAGCCAGCAGCGATACCCAGGCTGAACAGGTCATGCGCAGCCTTGCCCGCAAGAAGCTCGACCTGATCGCCGCCATCGGCTTCTCGCACACCCAAGCGGTTGCCAAGGTCGCCAAGGAATTCCCGAACGTGCGCTTCGTGCTGATCGACAGCGTCGCGCCAGGCAATAACATCAACTCGGTCATGTTCAAGGAAGAAGAAGGCTCTTACCTGGTCGGCGTCGCCGCCGCCATGGCTTCCAAGTCGAAGAAGCTTGGCTTTGTCGGCGGCATGGACATTCCGCTGATCCGCGCCTTCGCCTGCGGCTATGCGCAAGGCGCCAAGGCCCAGGTCCCGAAAGCCGAGATCGTCCAGAACATGGTCGGCACCACGGCTGCCGCCTGGAACGACCCGGCCAAGGGTGGTGAACTGGCACGCGCGCAGTTCGACCGCGGCGTGGACGTGGTGTTCGCCGTGGCCGGCGGCAGTGGCATGGGCGCGCTGCAGATGGCCAAGGCCAAGGGCAAGCTGGCGATCGGGGTCGATTCGAACCAGAACTACATGTACCCGGGCACCATGCTGACCTCGATGGTCAAGCGCGTGGACGTCGCCGTCTACGACTCGTTCATGGCCCAGAAAAACGGCAGCTGGAAAGCGGGCATCACCCACAAGGGCCTGAAAGAAGGCGGCGTCGACTGGGTGCTGGACAAGGATAACCGTGCGGTCGTCACGCCTGAGATCGAAAAGCGCGTGAAAGCCGTGCGCACCGACATCATCAACGGCAAGATCAAGGTCATCGACTACCGCGCCGCGAGCAGCTGCCCGGTCTGA
- a CDS encoding alpha/beta hydrolase, with translation MDTSKKMAAGITGVASFLWLTMTAAIAANQRRLVFNPCIIPEVDSPRSSGHRTRPVVLRARDGTRLCGWLLTPLVQGPRPAVMYFGGRSEEVSWVARDAGKLFPGMTVLAMNYRGYGQSHGTPDELLMIDDGCTLFDWLAALGQVDAARIAVVGRSLGSGVAVQVAKERPVNSVVLITPYDSILAIAKRRFRVMPIEYMLRHRFESIKHAPSLKAPTYVLRAALDDVVPHSHTDQLVGKLASLAGDDTVPASDHMNIPYLDATQALIAGFLTRRFAQVAGLPQAPQSSAPAVLAEVGPEVGPKVEPDASVPATVQIAAFAK, from the coding sequence ATGGACACTTCAAAGAAAATGGCGGCGGGGATTACCGGTGTTGCCAGCTTCCTGTGGCTGACAATGACGGCCGCGATCGCGGCCAACCAGCGCCGCCTGGTGTTCAATCCCTGCATCATTCCCGAAGTCGACAGCCCGCGCAGCAGCGGGCACCGCACCCGCCCGGTCGTGTTACGCGCCCGGGATGGCACGCGCCTGTGCGGCTGGCTGCTCACTCCACTGGTACAGGGTCCGCGTCCGGCCGTCATGTATTTCGGCGGCCGCTCCGAAGAAGTCTCGTGGGTGGCGCGCGACGCCGGCAAGCTGTTCCCCGGCATGACCGTGCTGGCCATGAATTACCGTGGCTACGGGCAGTCGCACGGCACCCCCGATGAGCTGCTCATGATCGACGACGGCTGCACCCTGTTTGACTGGCTGGCCGCCCTCGGCCAGGTCGACGCCGCGCGCATCGCCGTGGTCGGCCGCAGCCTGGGCTCGGGGGTCGCGGTGCAGGTGGCCAAGGAGCGTCCGGTCAATTCGGTCGTGCTGATCACGCCCTACGACTCGATCCTGGCCATCGCCAAGCGGCGCTTTCGCGTCATGCCGATCGAATACATGCTGCGTCACCGTTTCGAGTCGATCAAGCACGCCCCCTCGCTCAAGGCGCCGACCTATGTCCTGCGCGCGGCGCTCGACGACGTGGTACCGCACTCGCACACCGACCAGCTGGTGGGCAAGCTCGCCAGCCTGGCCGGCGACGACACCGTGCCGGCCTCGGACCACATGAACATCCCCTATCTCGACGCCACCCAGGCGCTGATTGCCGGCTTCCTGACACGCCGCTTCGCGCAAGTGGCCGGCCTGCCCCAGGCGCCGCAGTCGAGCGCACCAGCGGTGCTGGCCGAGGTCGGCCCCGAAGTCGGCCCCAAGGTCGAGCCTGACGCCAGCGTCCCGGCTACCGTCCAGATCGCCGCTTTTGCAAAATAA
- a CDS encoding DUF2231 domain-containing protein has protein sequence MHNTTIAGKPLHTMLMAAPAVLIPFGFILDALHNATGDEDYAKASFYSIAGGVVGGLAASTVGVAQYVADQPEGQAKHESQVHAVLTGAAMLASVANLILKRSNRQHTTGALVLSAIAAAGALANSVVGNGAHAANGEHAEAGVHTDDDKTRIDHTRGDVEQYVVAGPSALHAPK, from the coding sequence ATGCACAACACCACCATCGCCGGCAAGCCACTGCACACGATGCTCATGGCCGCACCGGCCGTCCTGATTCCGTTCGGCTTCATCCTCGATGCGCTGCACAATGCCACTGGCGACGAAGACTATGCCAAGGCGTCGTTCTACAGCATCGCAGGTGGGGTGGTCGGCGGGTTAGCCGCGAGCACCGTCGGGGTCGCGCAATACGTGGCCGACCAGCCCGAGGGCCAGGCCAAACATGAAAGCCAGGTCCATGCAGTGCTGACCGGCGCCGCCATGCTGGCCAGCGTTGCCAACCTGATCCTCAAGCGCAGCAACCGCCAGCACACCACCGGCGCGCTGGTGCTGTCGGCCATCGCCGCGGCCGGCGCGCTGGCCAACAGCGTGGTCGGCAACGGCGCCCACGCGGCCAATGGCGAACATGCCGAAGCGGGCGTGCACACCGACGACGACAAGACGCGCATCGACCATACCCGGGGCGACGTCGAGCAATACGTGGTCGCCGGCCCATCGGCCCTGCATGCACCGAAATAA